The Brassica oleracea var. oleracea cultivar TO1000 chromosome C6, BOL, whole genome shotgun sequence genome includes a region encoding these proteins:
- the LOC106297973 gene encoding uncharacterized protein LOC106297973: MGQDYSYSQPSSSDEYDITSLIQAEAELYGDEAESNYHIAEPLQYQPQPECDEGIPRICYCGGDPVGAISSMAKDPGRRYFTCPNVDDGDCHIWKWWDVAITEEVREFQTQLRHLKDQGFECEQKLVKLQKTVCELSKEEIGAYYKCLCNGSLSSGLCSSFFRFGGHVSVSKSFKEVKASV, encoded by the exons ATGGGACAAGATTATTCATACAGCCAGCCTTCTTCATCAGATGAGTACGACATAACCTCACTTATTCAAGCTGAAGCTGAACTGTACGGGGATGAAGCTGAGAGTAACTACCATATTGCTGAGCCGCTTCAGTACCAACCTCAACCCGAGTGTGACGAAGGAATCCCGAGGATATGCTACTGTGGTGGTGACCCTGTTGGTGCAATATCTTCCATGGCTAAAGATCCAGGGAGAAGGTACTTCACCTGCCCAAATGTCGATGATGGGGACTGCCACATTTGGAAATGGTGGGACGTGGCTATTACGGAGGAGGTGCGTGAGTTTCAGACACAACTTAGGCATCTTAAGGATCAAGGTTTTGAGTGTGAGCAGAAGCTGGTAAAGCTACAGAAGACTGTCTGTGAGTTATCTAAAGAAGAAATTGGGGCTTATTACAAATGCCTTTGCAATGGAAGTTTGTCTAGTGGTCTCTGCAGTAGTTTTTTTAGGTTTGGCGGTCATGTATCTGTCTC GAAGAGCTTCAAAGAAGTAAAAGCGAGTGTCTAA